From a single Bryobacter aggregatus MPL3 genomic region:
- a CDS encoding dipeptidase: MSSLKLLLIPFLLLATVSEKAQKLHNDAFVFDAHVHVINRQFYHGGDIGTRVSDGQFDLPRAKQGGVDAMFFSIFVTEDYYPQRLETKQTFRLIDLALTQLERNKATIELARNANDIDRIHRSGKIAAVLDLEGGFDLDGDLGILRDLYRLGLRSAQLSAHNWANNFADSCCSKPKYNGLNERGRAVIAEMNRLGMVINVSHASDESISQAIDLSKAPVVATHHGLRMINNIPRNMPEALMRKLAAKGGVIGFQIGNEFHNRKAFDWRTQHAGKPFWDTTDIAKREKTMSIEEIDKHVAPQFPMVGLNMPDEVLFGPEDWIAVVEKAIAIIGEDHVALGSDFDGGPTLPRGMHDISDLPMLTEAMLKRGWSESRIRKFLGGNMLRVFREITK, from the coding sequence ATGTCAAGTCTGAAACTGCTGCTCATCCCATTCCTGCTTCTGGCAACCGTGAGTGAAAAAGCACAAAAGCTCCACAACGATGCCTTTGTCTTTGATGCCCACGTGCACGTCATCAACCGGCAGTTCTATCACGGCGGCGACATCGGCACCCGTGTCAGCGACGGCCAATTCGATTTGCCACGCGCCAAGCAAGGCGGCGTCGACGCGATGTTCTTCTCCATCTTTGTCACCGAGGATTACTACCCGCAGCGCCTTGAAACCAAGCAAACCTTCCGACTCATCGATCTCGCGCTCACACAGCTCGAACGGAACAAAGCCACCATCGAGTTAGCGCGCAACGCGAACGACATCGACCGCATCCACCGTTCGGGCAAGATCGCTGCCGTCCTCGACCTCGAAGGTGGCTTCGATCTCGATGGCGATCTCGGCATTCTGCGCGACCTCTACCGCCTCGGTCTGCGCTCCGCGCAACTCTCGGCGCACAACTGGGCCAACAACTTCGCCGATTCCTGCTGCTCGAAGCCCAAGTACAACGGCCTCAACGAGCGCGGCCGCGCCGTCATTGCGGAGATGAATCGTCTCGGCATGGTCATCAACGTCTCGCACGCCTCGGACGAAAGCATCTCGCAGGCCATTGACCTGAGCAAAGCTCCGGTCGTCGCCACGCACCACGGTCTGCGGATGATCAACAACATCCCCCGCAACATGCCCGAAGCCCTCATGCGCAAGCTCGCGGCAAAGGGCGGTGTGATCGGCTTCCAGATCGGCAACGAGTTCCACAATCGCAAAGCCTTCGACTGGCGCACTCAGCATGCGGGCAAGCCCTTCTGGGACACCACCGACATTGCCAAGCGGGAGAAGACGATGAGCATTGAGGAGATCGACAAGCACGTTGCACCGCAATTCCCGATGGTCGGTCTCAACATGCCAGACGAGGTGCTCTTTGGCCCTGAAGACTGGATCGCGGTCGTAGAAAAGGCAATCGCAATCATCGGCGAAGACCACGTCGCCTTAGGTTCCGATTTCGACGGAGGCCCCACACTCCCGCGCGGCATGCACGACATCTCCGATCTCCCGATGTTGACCGAAGCGATGCTCAAGCGAGGCTGGAGCGAAAGCCGCATCCGCAAATTCCTCGGAGGCAACATGCTCCGCGTCTTCCGTGAAATCACAAAGTAG
- a CDS encoding 3-keto-disaccharide hydrolase, whose amino-acid sequence MIVGLLLVAGLMAQKRPELNDGEMHGDAPYLLEDGWKPLLNGTDLSGWHGDRNAKSEWITTTGVLWDRLLGPTRLRAVPGAVPGGSMINGPTGRTANFVTDQKFGDLELYVEFMVAKGSNSGVYLHGLYEVQVFDSWASDEKVTSSDCGGIYHRWINEKGVGGSAPRLNASRPPGQWQSFYIAFRGPRFDASGKKTENAKFLRVVHNGFTIQTDVEVDGPTRAAMNLPEAAENPLMLQGDHGPVAYKNIYWRPLRPIIER is encoded by the coding sequence ATGATTGTTGGCCTGTTGCTTGTCGCGGGCCTGATGGCGCAGAAGCGCCCAGAGTTAAACGACGGCGAGATGCATGGCGATGCTCCCTATCTGCTAGAGGACGGCTGGAAGCCGCTGCTGAATGGCACGGACCTGAGCGGGTGGCATGGCGACCGGAATGCGAAGAGCGAATGGATCACGACAACCGGCGTGTTGTGGGATCGTTTGCTGGGGCCGACGCGCTTGCGTGCGGTGCCTGGCGCGGTTCCGGGCGGATCGATGATCAATGGCCCCACGGGCCGTACGGCGAACTTTGTCACCGATCAGAAGTTTGGCGATTTGGAACTCTATGTCGAGTTCATGGTGGCGAAGGGGTCGAACTCGGGCGTGTATCTGCATGGCTTGTATGAGGTGCAGGTGTTTGATAGCTGGGCTTCCGATGAGAAGGTGACGTCGTCGGATTGCGGCGGGATCTATCATCGCTGGATCAACGAGAAGGGCGTGGGCGGATCTGCGCCGAGACTGAATGCTTCGCGTCCTCCGGGGCAGTGGCAGTCCTTCTACATTGCTTTCCGCGGACCTCGTTTTGATGCGAGCGGGAAGAAGACGGAGAATGCGAAGTTCCTGCGTGTGGTGCACAACGGGTTCACGATCCAGACTGATGTCGAGGTGGATGGACCGACGCGTGCGGCGATGAATCTTCCGGAGGCGGCCGAGAATCCGCTGATGCTGCAAGGCGACCATGGGCCAGTCGCTTACAAGAATATTTATTGGCGCCCGCTTCGTCCAATCATTGAACGGTAG
- a CDS encoding Gfo/Idh/MocA family protein codes for MNENSLLNPTSRRNLLRGAAAMTALSYSRVYGANEKLRLGVIGAGERGRGDMGKFQLDPTVDVVAVCDVYAESIDKAKQKAPNAKSFSDHRKLLEMKDVDMVLIGTPDHWHAQTAIDALNAGKDVYVEKPLTLTIEEGPLVVKAARVNNRICQVGMQQRSGKHYLQAKQEYMDTKRLGKITLARTWWHGNTYHLRRAPASLQQQPSNLDWARFLGPLKWRDWDPQQFWNWRAYLDFGGGQVTDLFTHWIDVVHMFTGQEIPSAAVAAGGVYHYKDGRTAPDTISVLLEYPSEMTATFEATLAPGVTGEGIEFCGTEGRLLIDRRQYTFTPAGRGATPVTVQRMSDLDADHVNNFIECVRSRKRPNGDVLIGHRSAQASHLGNIAYMQKRRLNFDTVREQIQPL; via the coding sequence ATGAACGAGAATTCTCTGTTGAATCCCACCAGCCGGCGTAATCTTTTGCGCGGCGCTGCAGCGATGACCGCATTGTCCTATAGCCGTGTTTACGGCGCTAATGAGAAGTTGCGCCTCGGTGTGATCGGCGCGGGCGAGCGTGGCCGTGGGGACATGGGCAAGTTCCAATTGGACCCGACGGTCGACGTGGTGGCCGTTTGCGATGTCTATGCCGAATCGATCGATAAGGCGAAGCAGAAGGCTCCGAATGCGAAGAGCTTCAGCGACCATCGCAAGCTGCTCGAGATGAAGGATGTGGACATGGTGCTGATCGGTACCCCCGATCACTGGCATGCGCAGACCGCCATCGATGCGTTGAACGCGGGCAAGGATGTCTACGTCGAGAAGCCGCTGACTTTGACGATTGAAGAAGGCCCGCTGGTGGTGAAGGCGGCGCGGGTGAACAATCGCATCTGCCAGGTGGGCATGCAGCAGCGCTCGGGCAAGCATTACTTGCAGGCGAAGCAGGAGTACATGGACACCAAGCGGCTGGGCAAGATCACGCTCGCCCGGACCTGGTGGCATGGGAATACGTATCATTTGCGGCGGGCTCCCGCCTCGTTGCAGCAGCAGCCGAGCAATCTCGATTGGGCTCGCTTTCTGGGCCCGCTGAAGTGGAGAGATTGGGATCCGCAGCAGTTCTGGAATTGGCGCGCTTATCTTGATTTTGGTGGCGGGCAGGTGACGGACTTATTCACGCACTGGATCGACGTGGTGCACATGTTCACGGGACAAGAGATTCCGAGTGCGGCGGTTGCTGCCGGTGGGGTCTATCACTATAAGGATGGCCGCACGGCGCCCGATACGATCAGCGTATTGCTCGAGTATCCGAGCGAGATGACGGCGACCTTTGAGGCGACGCTGGCACCGGGTGTGACCGGTGAAGGGATTGAGTTCTGTGGGACCGAAGGCCGGCTGTTGATCGATCGCCGCCAGTATACGTTTACGCCTGCGGGCCGGGGCGCGACTCCGGTGACCGTCCAGCGGATGAGCGATCTTGATGCCGACCATGTGAACAACTTCATTGAGTGTGTGCGCAGCCGTAAGCGTCCGAACGGCGATGTGTTGATCGGGCACCGCTCTGCCCAAGCGTCGCATCTGGGCAATATTGCCTATATGCAGAAGCGACGCTTGAACTTCGATACGGTTCGCGAGCAGATTCAACCGCTATAG
- a CDS encoding tetratricopeptide repeat protein, whose protein sequence is MDDWQHSSHRSFINANDWVGGRFRIVRCLGGELYEAEDRELGETVALRVFGPDSALSGPARAHLEKCVPLIRSVNHPNVCRVFDLGLCEIPGLGQSSFLSSEFLGGERLSAFLKRNGPLGSDAALPLVKQIVAGLAAAHHIGLLHGDLKSADVILVETKGESTPRVVLTGFGLAFPGEDDQTALGALLVEILGGRRPLVGESVASLRQELSGLERRWKKAILGCLAPNPAERFGKVEQVLEVLEAEEAPSYAGWPGLVAALFLAVAVSGAWSVYSTWGAEKPRKSIAILGLRNSSGAASDQWLSTGFVEILGAELRQAEQFRLLPSETVARAKTELGLEEQEIYSAGVLRRLAGSIQSDFVLSGMYEISGEPRQLRFALHVQDVGSGRVIQSVRRNGLEPEFVSLVSGMGRQVNEILAPGKIVAVQERRLIPFAAIRNYAMGLDLIRSFDPVGGREKLQQAVAADPDFAMAHAALADLYASLGFDAQSKMEARKAFDLATDLPRSDRLLIEARFREANRDWNGVERIYEALLQDYPDEPEYRLRLLIAMTKAGKGSAALAQVAKLPKGDARADLVEAAAAETINDFKRAGQVSRRAIADARRQGSLTAEARGWTLSGVSRFRLGDARGAKLDWERAAALYERLGDEVGHSRIYNNLGGLLLREGNLAGAKQHYEQSLAIKRKIGDQRGIGMTVGNLALLAKDRGNYLEALKLLEERLAIAAEMSDRAGLTFGWLNSAVMWQAQGEFEKAQESYEKAEAEARAMGARQDLGIVLMNKGLLSLDLGKVGEAGLYFDEAIRLEREAGAVLALPNMLVLKARWFLVRGQRKEAEALLAQANGFVKKSGNAKDRHAIDRVMAELWLEDGNAIEAERYLRLHSDSTDDQAMLVTALAQQNRNAEASSVADEVLADRSNLECRKCQWDVAIFTAPVRGAAVLRTALEEMRSHQAVLHEIRARRALAQVLRQQPNEAAARVEDQKASELARKSGFALYLVAR, encoded by the coding sequence ATGGATGACTGGCAACATAGCTCGCATCGCAGTTTTATCAATGCGAATGATTGGGTGGGAGGACGTTTTCGCATTGTGCGGTGTCTTGGCGGGGAGCTGTATGAGGCGGAAGACCGGGAGCTTGGTGAGACCGTCGCGCTGAGAGTTTTTGGCCCTGATTCGGCGCTTTCCGGACCGGCGCGGGCACATCTTGAGAAGTGCGTTCCACTGATCCGGAGCGTGAATCATCCGAATGTGTGCCGGGTGTTTGATCTGGGCTTGTGTGAGATTCCAGGTTTGGGACAGAGTAGCTTTTTGTCGTCGGAGTTTCTTGGAGGAGAACGGCTGAGTGCGTTTCTCAAGAGGAATGGGCCGCTCGGCAGCGATGCCGCCTTGCCGTTGGTGAAGCAGATTGTTGCAGGCCTGGCTGCCGCGCATCATATCGGGTTGCTACATGGGGATCTGAAGAGTGCAGACGTGATTCTTGTGGAGACCAAGGGGGAAAGCACGCCGCGTGTTGTGCTGACCGGATTCGGATTGGCGTTCCCTGGGGAGGATGATCAGACGGCACTTGGCGCCCTGCTGGTTGAGATCTTAGGGGGGCGACGGCCTCTGGTGGGAGAGTCTGTTGCGAGTTTGCGGCAGGAGTTGTCCGGATTGGAGCGCCGGTGGAAGAAGGCGATTTTAGGGTGTTTGGCGCCGAATCCCGCAGAGCGCTTTGGCAAAGTGGAACAGGTGCTGGAAGTTCTTGAAGCTGAAGAAGCGCCGAGTTATGCGGGTTGGCCGGGTTTGGTGGCTGCCTTGTTTCTGGCGGTTGCCGTGTCCGGAGCTTGGTCTGTGTATTCGACCTGGGGCGCGGAGAAGCCGCGCAAGAGCATCGCCATTCTGGGATTGCGGAACTCGTCTGGAGCCGCGTCTGATCAGTGGCTCTCGACGGGCTTCGTCGAGATATTGGGCGCAGAACTGAGACAGGCAGAGCAGTTCCGGTTGTTGCCTAGCGAGACCGTTGCTCGAGCGAAGACGGAGCTAGGGCTGGAAGAACAGGAGATCTACTCCGCCGGGGTCTTGCGCCGGCTGGCGGGGAGTATCCAGAGTGACTTCGTCCTCAGCGGGATGTATGAGATTTCCGGGGAGCCGCGCCAGCTTCGCTTTGCCCTTCATGTGCAGGATGTTGGTTCGGGCCGGGTGATCCAGTCGGTGCGGAGGAATGGACTGGAGCCTGAATTTGTGAGCCTGGTCTCCGGGATGGGAAGGCAGGTGAACGAGATTCTTGCTCCAGGGAAAATTGTTGCCGTCCAGGAGCGGAGGCTCATTCCGTTTGCGGCGATTCGGAATTATGCGATGGGGCTCGATCTGATTCGGAGTTTTGATCCTGTTGGGGGACGGGAGAAGCTCCAACAGGCGGTTGCCGCCGATCCGGATTTTGCGATGGCTCATGCGGCGTTAGCGGATCTCTATGCCTCACTCGGATTTGACGCACAGTCGAAGATGGAAGCCCGCAAGGCTTTTGACCTTGCTACGGATTTGCCGCGATCGGATCGTCTGCTAATCGAGGCTCGTTTTCGGGAAGCGAATCGGGATTGGAATGGTGTGGAGCGGATCTACGAAGCCTTGTTGCAGGACTATCCCGACGAGCCTGAGTATCGCTTGCGGCTGTTGATAGCGATGACGAAGGCCGGCAAAGGGAGCGCGGCGCTCGCGCAGGTTGCAAAGCTTCCCAAAGGAGATGCGCGGGCCGATCTGGTTGAGGCCGCAGCGGCGGAAACCATCAATGACTTCAAGCGGGCCGGGCAAGTGAGCCGCCGTGCGATTGCCGATGCGCGCAGGCAGGGATCTCTGACGGCAGAGGCTCGCGGCTGGACCTTGTCGGGAGTATCGCGTTTTCGACTGGGGGACGCGCGGGGCGCCAAGTTGGATTGGGAACGGGCCGCGGCGTTGTACGAGCGGCTTGGGGACGAAGTGGGACATTCGCGAATCTATAACAATCTCGGTGGTTTACTGCTCCGTGAGGGAAATTTGGCTGGAGCCAAACAGCATTACGAGCAGTCGCTCGCGATCAAGCGGAAGATCGGCGACCAGCGGGGAATTGGGATGACGGTGGGAAATCTAGCTCTTCTGGCGAAAGATCGCGGCAACTATCTGGAGGCGCTGAAGCTGCTTGAGGAACGCTTGGCCATTGCGGCGGAAATGTCCGACCGCGCTGGGCTGACCTTCGGATGGCTGAACAGCGCGGTGATGTGGCAGGCCCAAGGCGAGTTTGAGAAAGCACAGGAGTCTTACGAGAAGGCTGAGGCGGAAGCGCGAGCGATGGGCGCCCGGCAGGATCTGGGGATCGTGCTGATGAACAAGGGGCTGCTCTCTCTCGACCTGGGAAAAGTGGGGGAGGCCGGGCTCTATTTTGACGAAGCGATTCGTTTGGAGCGAGAGGCCGGCGCTGTGCTTGCATTGCCGAATATGCTCGTGCTGAAGGCGAGATGGTTTCTGGTTCGAGGGCAACGGAAAGAGGCGGAGGCTTTGCTGGCCCAGGCGAATGGCTTCGTCAAAAAGAGCGGCAACGCGAAAGACCGGCATGCCATCGATCGGGTGATGGCGGAACTCTGGCTCGAGGATGGGAATGCGATTGAAGCGGAGCGGTATCTGCGTTTGCATTCCGACTCAACCGATGATCAAGCGATGCTGGTGACTGCACTGGCGCAGCAGAACCGGAATGCGGAAGCGAGCAGCGTGGCAGATGAAGTACTAGCGGACAGGTCGAATCTGGAGTGCCGGAAGTGCCAGTGGGATGTTGCGATTTTTACCGCACCGGTGAGGGGCGCTGCGGTGTTGCGTACGGCGCTGGAAGAGATGCGGAGCCATCAGGCCGTGCTGCATGAGATCCGGGCCAGACGAGCGTTAGCCCAGGTATTGCGGCAGCAGCCGAATGAGGCTGCTGCCAGAGTGGAAGATCAGAAGGCGAGCGAGCTTGCCAGAAAGTCTGGTTTTGCCCTTTATCTCGTGGCTAGATGA
- a CDS encoding malonic semialdehyde reductase: MTRIDDVSFDLLFRDARTYPAFLNKPVDHALLFQIYDFMKWGPTSMNMSPLRIVFVTSPDAKAKLKPCLMPGNVDKTMAAPVTAIFAYDLEFYEKMSKLWPHSDAKALFAGKAEMIEDAAFRNATLQAAYFMIAARGLGLDCGPMSGFHRDAADAAFLAGTPYRSNFLCNLGYGDKSKLYPRAPRLDFDEVATII, encoded by the coding sequence ATGACTCGCATTGATGACGTCAGTTTCGACCTGCTCTTCCGTGACGCCCGCACTTATCCTGCATTTTTAAATAAGCCCGTGGACCACGCACTGCTCTTTCAGATCTACGATTTTATGAAGTGGGGTCCTACTTCGATGAATATGTCGCCGCTCCGCATTGTCTTCGTCACCAGTCCTGACGCCAAGGCAAAACTCAAGCCATGCCTGATGCCCGGCAATGTCGACAAAACAATGGCTGCGCCAGTAACCGCAATCTTCGCTTACGACCTTGAGTTCTACGAGAAGATGAGCAAGCTCTGGCCCCACTCCGACGCAAAAGCCTTGTTTGCAGGCAAGGCGGAAATGATTGAAGACGCCGCCTTCCGCAACGCCACACTCCAAGCTGCCTACTTCATGATCGCGGCGCGCGGGCTCGGCCTCGATTGCGGCCCCATGTCCGGATTCCACCGAGACGCCGCCGACGCAGCTTTCTTGGCTGGCACTCCCTATCGTTCGAATTTCCTCTGCAACCTCGGCTATGGCGACAAATCAAAGCTCTATCCTCGCGCCCCACGTCTCGACTTCGATGAAGTAGCCACCATCATCTAG
- a CDS encoding glycosyltransferase family 2 protein, with translation MGERRTVVKPRVSISLVTYNSASCLETLFRSLDAQQDISWDAHIVDNASADSSCEVVKNWGKARLTRNRENVGFGRAHNQHLGRISADYVLIVNPDVNLAPDLLATLANHLDKHPELAVVAPRLIEGGETYPPSHRYLGEALAPLANRPRTPGYAWVHGGCFLIRRQVWEDLNGFDPDYFLYAEEVDLCLRTRRAGWQIAWNGNTIAQHVGRHSIAHESNYRQKQREFAGTLLFWSKHFDAATVQRMVSYEYYALKLRLALGMAGKRRDEFQARHDSCRNWISKHGWAFPWRIIGNRIRQTLSLHYDSH, from the coding sequence ATGGGTGAACGTCGGACAGTAGTCAAGCCTCGCGTCAGCATCAGCCTGGTCACTTACAATTCTGCAAGTTGTCTCGAAACGCTTTTCCGCTCATTGGACGCGCAGCAGGACATCAGTTGGGATGCTCATATCGTCGACAACGCCAGCGCAGATTCCTCCTGCGAAGTCGTCAAGAACTGGGGCAAGGCCCGGCTCACCCGCAATAGGGAGAATGTTGGTTTCGGCCGTGCCCACAACCAGCACCTCGGCCGGATCAGCGCGGACTACGTGCTGATCGTAAACCCGGATGTCAACCTGGCTCCAGACTTACTCGCCACCCTGGCCAATCATCTGGACAAGCATCCCGAACTTGCGGTGGTCGCCCCTCGTCTCATCGAAGGCGGAGAGACTTATCCCCCCAGCCACCGCTATCTCGGTGAAGCTCTCGCTCCCCTGGCAAACCGTCCTCGCACTCCCGGCTATGCCTGGGTCCACGGCGGCTGCTTCTTGATCCGGCGCCAGGTGTGGGAAGACCTGAACGGTTTTGATCCCGACTATTTTCTATACGCCGAGGAGGTGGATCTCTGCCTGCGCACAAGACGTGCGGGCTGGCAGATCGCCTGGAACGGCAATACCATCGCACAGCATGTGGGCCGCCACAGCATTGCTCACGAGAGCAATTACCGCCAGAAGCAACGCGAGTTCGCCGGCACTCTTCTGTTTTGGTCCAAGCACTTTGATGCCGCCACCGTCCAAAGAATGGTCAGCTACGAATACTATGCGCTAAAGCTCAGGCTCGCTCTGGGTATGGCCGGCAAGCGTCGCGACGAGTTCCAAGCCAGACACGACAGTTGCCGCAACTGGATCAGCAAACATGGCTGGGCTTTCCCATGGCGCATCATCGGTAACAGAATTCGGCAGACGTTATCCTTGCACTATGACTCGCATTGA
- the eutC gene encoding ethanolamine ammonia-lyase subunit EutC, which produces MALDLRSFTPARVSLGESISTSEVLRFSLDHARARDAVHAELDPASLHFPHTLLESGAKDRKTFLVRPDLGRRLKTQLTPGPYDAAILVADGLSALAVHRHAEALLEQLLPKFHDWKLSPIFVARQARVAIGDEVGAQCQAKLTIVLIGERPGLTSPDSLGAYITWNPGPGRTDADRNCVSNIRPQGLSYAAAAEMLFYLCSEAKNRSLSGVTLKGATRIPDPIGPGANS; this is translated from the coding sequence ATGGCTCTTGACCTAAGATCATTCACCCCGGCGCGCGTCTCCCTCGGCGAGAGCATCTCAACAAGCGAGGTGCTCCGCTTCAGCCTCGATCACGCCAGGGCCCGCGATGCCGTCCACGCCGAGCTTGACCCCGCCTCGCTGCACTTTCCGCACACGCTCCTTGAGTCGGGCGCAAAAGATCGCAAAACCTTCCTTGTCCGTCCCGACCTCGGACGCCGGCTGAAAACCCAACTGACGCCCGGTCCTTACGACGCTGCAATTCTCGTTGCAGATGGCCTCTCCGCACTAGCGGTCCACCGGCACGCGGAAGCGCTGCTCGAACAACTGCTTCCCAAGTTCCACGACTGGAAGTTGTCGCCCATCTTTGTTGCAAGGCAAGCCCGTGTTGCCATCGGTGACGAAGTCGGTGCGCAGTGCCAGGCCAAACTCACCATTGTCCTCATCGGCGAGCGTCCCGGCCTCACCTCACCAGACAGCCTCGGCGCCTATATCACCTGGAATCCAGGTCCCGGCCGTACAGATGCCGACCGCAATTGCGTCTCCAATATTCGTCCCCAAGGCCTCAGTTATGCAGCCGCCGCCGAAATGCTTTTTTATCTCTGCTCAGAAGCCAAAAATCGCAGCCTGAGCGGCGTAACATTGAAAGGTGCTACACGCATTCCTGATCCCATTGGCCCTGGCGCAAATTCCTGA
- a CDS encoding ethanolamine ammonia-lyase subunit EutB, whose protein sequence is MLKTLLAHASPARSGDALAGLAASSQEQRIRARMALAAIPLKRFLAEPIIPYESDEVTRLICDSHDAEAFAPISHLTVGDFRDWLLRTEDLSTIAAGVTPEMAAAVSKLMRLQDLILVASKCEVLTRFRTTIGLRGRLATRLQPNHPTDDLRGIAASILDGISLSSGDACIGINPATDSVSTVTAILRMLDQLRERLQLPTQSCVLAHITTQLQALAAGAPVDLLFQSIAGTEAANTSFGINLALLDEAHQAGRELHPGANVMYFETGQGSALSANAHHGVDQQTCEARAYAVARRYSPLLVNTVVGFIGPEYLYDGKQITRAGLEDHFCGKLMGLPMGCDVCYTNHAEADQDDIDSLLTLLGTAGCNFIMGVPGADDVMLHYQSTSFQDALYLRKLLHKKPSPEFEAWLHTNPNLIEQQSWLLT, encoded by the coding sequence ATGCTGAAAACCCTCCTCGCCCACGCAAGTCCCGCCCGCTCCGGTGACGCACTCGCCGGCCTCGCCGCCTCTTCTCAGGAACAGCGCATCCGGGCCCGCATGGCGCTCGCCGCCATACCGCTCAAGCGCTTCCTCGCCGAGCCAATCATTCCCTACGAAAGCGACGAAGTCACCCGCCTTATTTGCGATTCACACGATGCCGAAGCCTTCGCGCCCATCTCGCATCTCACCGTCGGCGACTTCCGCGACTGGCTGCTCCGCACCGAAGACCTCAGCACCATTGCCGCCGGAGTCACCCCAGAAATGGCCGCCGCCGTCTCAAAACTCATGCGGCTCCAGGACCTGATCCTCGTCGCCTCCAAGTGCGAAGTCCTCACCCGCTTTCGCACCACGATTGGCCTTCGCGGCCGCCTCGCTACTCGTCTCCAGCCGAATCATCCAACCGACGATCTGCGCGGGATTGCCGCCAGCATCCTCGATGGAATTTCTCTCTCCAGCGGCGACGCCTGCATCGGCATCAATCCCGCCACCGACAGCGTCTCGACCGTCACCGCCATTCTCCGCATGCTCGATCAATTGCGCGAGCGGTTGCAACTCCCCACCCAGTCCTGCGTCCTCGCACACATCACCACTCAATTGCAGGCGCTCGCCGCAGGTGCGCCGGTCGATCTGCTCTTCCAGTCGATTGCCGGAACGGAGGCTGCCAACACCAGTTTCGGCATCAACCTCGCACTGCTCGACGAAGCGCATCAGGCCGGCCGCGAACTCCATCCCGGCGCCAATGTCATGTACTTTGAAACCGGCCAAGGCAGCGCCCTCAGCGCCAACGCCCACCACGGCGTCGACCAGCAAACCTGCGAAGCCCGCGCCTACGCCGTCGCCCGCCGCTACAGCCCTCTCCTGGTCAACACCGTCGTCGGCTTCATCGGCCCCGAATACCTCTACGACGGCAAACAGATCACCCGCGCTGGCCTCGAAGATCACTTCTGCGGCAAACTCATGGGCCTCCCGATGGGCTGTGATGTCTGCTACACGAACCATGCCGAAGCGGACCAGGACGACATCGATTCACTCCTGACCCTGCTCGGCACGGCTGGCTGCAACTTCATCATGGGCGTCCCTGGCGCCGACGACGTCATGCTCCACTACCAAAGCACCAGCTTCCAGGACGCCCTCTACCTGCGCAAGCTCTTGCACAAGAAGCCCAGCCCGGAATTTGAAGCTTGGCTCCACACCAACCCCAACCTGATCGAGCAACAGTCATGGCTCTTGACCTAA